The DNA window ACAACGGTACTAAAACACAACAAGAAGAAGTCACTATTTCATGCATGTTCTGGATTGCTGATTTGAGAGCAGCTAAAGCGGCTGTTTAGATATGTTCGGGCCAAATGGACTGACCTGAGAGCAGTTAGTAACGTCGGGTTCCGGTTTCCCTTATGTCACATTTTGCAAGCGGCGAAAAAGATGTCTGTAGTTGTTTTGTTTCACCGTCTGAGCTGCAAACGGTTTGTCCTTAACTTTAAAATCTTACAAGACGTCAGACTTATCCATACCCTTGTTCGGAGAAACATCGAACCAACGGGCACGTTGTCATCGCCCCTGACAAATGTCTGCTGCCAGGTAGGTCAGCTGAAAAGCCCATTCGCCCATATTGCAATCACCAAATTCTATTCTGTTAATTTTTACGCATTATCCCCActtgctgttttaaaaaaaatcttcttaaAGCAATTTTAGTCTATCAAATACATTAGGTGTCCGTGTCTAGTCGATTTTATATTGGTGCCAAAGAGCCAATATATTCTAAAGTTGAATGATTATTAATTCTCAAATGTACCTTTTGATGGGCTGGTAAAtcaaacatggtcatttgtcCATGGTTTGACAGGTGAATTTGAGGGCGTGGCACTCCTGTCGAACAACACAAGGTCAATATCCGCATAACTCCAAGCAGTTTTCGACGCTTCCTCCACAGCCTCCGTCAAAGGACAAATCCAAAAAGTCTGGGGTGAGTTAACcaaattaaatcaatcaaaacatTGTAAAATCAGCAGATTTTGGAAAGGGCCTACATAAGACACCCAATCAGTATCagtaagacgggggccgcaaatttcAGTTTACCTTTAAACGACATCAACATGAAAATTGAACTGCAAATGTTGTAACtcttgttgttgtcttttgctTTCTGTAAAGCCCGTCACATGGAAATCTTTAGCCATCACCTTCGCCATCGGTGGATCCCTGCTCGGCGGGATGAAATACTTCAAGAGCGAAAAAGAAGAAAGTAAGCAAAGAAGCTAAGATCGATACCCTGACATATGCAAACTCTTAAGACACGCATTCCAGTATTTAACAATAATCTGGGTCGCAGTGATCGAGAAAGAGCGCAACAAATCGATCGGGCGTCCAGCGTTGGGTGGCCCGTTTTCGCTGGTGGACCACAACAAAAAGTCAGTGACGAACGACGACTTCCTGGGCCAGTGGGTGCTCATCTACTTCGGCTTCACGCACTGTCCAGACATATGCCCTGATGAGATAGAGAAGATGATCGAGGTGGTCGAAGAAATTGGTAAATAATGACATAGTCATGCCTTGTTTAACCAATTGCATTGCACCATTTAgttctgtttaaaaaatatatatatatttatagacaAAATTAAGACTATCCCCAACCTGACGCCACTTCTCATCACCATCGACCCCGAAAGGGACACGCCAGAAGCCATGGGAACCTATGTCAAAGGTTTGTTGAAACCCTGTTTTCCACTCGTGTATTTCAATAAGTCAGATTTTTTGGTGACATCTTTTTCTGGTTTTAATTCTTCTTGTGTTTTTCTAGAGTTTTCTCCAAAGCTGATTGGTCTGACAGGCAGCAAAGCTGAAGTGGAGCAAGTGTCAAGAGCTTACAGAGTTTACTATAGTCAAGGACCAAAAGATGAAGATAACGATTACATTGTGAGTTGAACTCATTTGAGCTTCTGGTGTATGtggacacaaaaaaaagatttccacAATTCCATTGACTCTTAATTTTTTCGTCAGGTGGACCACACCATCATCATGTACCTGGTGGGACCCGACGGCCAATTTGTGGACTATTTTGGTCAGAACAAAAGAAACGTTGAAATCTCCAACAGCATCGCTGCTCATATGAGGAAGTACAAGACGGAGAAATGAATCAATGTCAAATGGCATAAACTCTATTGAACTTAAGACAAAAGTGGCTTTGTTATTTGTTTGGAAATTAAAAtgggtttttttcacatttcttgCAAAGTCTTTAACTGCTTGATTTTCTGGTGTTTTACTCTTTGGGGACTGACTGAGAATGAAACTAACGTTTGTATAACAACAAGcccaaaatattgtattttcatttaagaatttgtattgttttgttcttattaaaacaaacaaacacaaggcACCATTGTAAGATT is part of the Stigmatopora argus isolate UIUO_Sarg chromosome 14, RoL_Sarg_1.0, whole genome shotgun sequence genome and encodes:
- the sco1 gene encoding protein SCO1 homolog, mitochondrial is translated as MSVVVLFHRLSCKRFVLNFKILQDVRLIHTLVRRNIEPTGTLSSPLTNVCCQVNLRAWHSCRTTQGQYPHNSKQFSTLPPQPPSKDKSKKSGPVTWKSLAITFAIGGSLLGGMKYFKSEKEEMIEKERNKSIGRPALGGPFSLVDHNKKSVTNDDFLGQWVLIYFGFTHCPDICPDEIEKMIEVVEEIDKIKTIPNLTPLLITIDPERDTPEAMGTYVKEFSPKLIGLTGSKAEVEQVSRAYRVYYSQGPKDEDNDYIVDHTIIMYLVGPDGQFVDYFGQNKRNVEISNSIAAHMRKYKTEK